A stretch of Lysinibacillus agricola DNA encodes these proteins:
- a CDS encoding GNAT family N-acetyltransferase gives MLIRYKKAFEKIAMGLLSFMPNEKDIKKLKETIHSYENEDNWVLYLWKKNDEYVGIVGLITDSNNIATIQHVSVVPSYRGEGVAKEMLQEVAELGQYESVRATEETRKFVQKCINCIDEEADDH, from the coding sequence ATGTTAATTCGATATAAGAAAGCTTTCGAGAAAATAGCAATGGGGCTACTCTCGTTTATGCCTAACGAAAAAGACATAAAGAAGCTCAAAGAGACAATCCACTCCTATGAAAATGAAGATAATTGGGTATTATATTTATGGAAAAAGAACGATGAGTATGTTGGCATTGTTGGACTTATAACAGACAGTAATAATATAGCTACGATTCAACACGTTTCCGTTGTCCCTTCTTATAGAGGTGAAGGTGTTGCGAAGGAAATGCTACAGGAAGTAGCAGAACTTGGCCAGTACGAAAGTGTGCGTGCGACAGAGGAAACGCGTAAATTTGTTCAAAAATGTATAAATTGTATCGATGAAGAAGCAGACGATCATTGA
- a CDS encoding DUF309 domain-containing protein, which yields MHPQHHTLFIDYCAYFNGNQDFFECHEVLEEFWKDIAPGDKKHPLVGYVQLATGLYHWRRDNYIGAARILEKALHNFQYNIGHIFFDEIDYDKLLIQLSDALSAIQIGKSFQAFQLPLSPVLEELVFARIQLLPSSSSNYLLHKHMLRDRSHILTERQESKQRKSRRQ from the coding sequence ATGCATCCACAGCATCATACTTTATTTATCGATTACTGTGCCTACTTCAATGGTAATCAAGATTTTTTTGAATGCCATGAAGTACTTGAGGAATTCTGGAAGGATATTGCTCCCGGTGATAAAAAGCACCCTCTTGTTGGATACGTACAGCTCGCAACAGGTCTATATCATTGGCGACGTGACAATTATATAGGCGCTGCACGAATCTTAGAAAAAGCACTCCATAATTTTCAATATAATATCGGGCATATTTTTTTTGACGAAATTGACTACGATAAACTACTAATACAACTATCAGATGCACTTTCTGCCATCCAAATAGGCAAGTCCTTCCAAGCATTTCAGCTTCCACTTTCGCCCGTATTGGAGGAATTAGTATTTGCTCGCATACAGCTTTTACCATCAAGTAGCTCTAACTATCTTCTTCATAAACATATGCTTCGAGATCGCTCACATATTCTTACAGAGCGACAAGAAAGCAAACAAAGAAAAAGCAGACGTCAATGA
- a CDS encoding segregation/condensation protein A produces the protein MSYEVKLEAFSGPLDLLLHLIHRLEIDIYDIPMAEITQQYIDHIHAMQVLELNEASEYLVMAATLLAIKSRMLLPIHEGELEDAELEVDGPDPREELVQRLIEYKKYKEAASSLQELETDRAQVFTRPPADLSELASDEQMALFDLNVNIFDMLGAFQKLMRRKKLKKPLRTTVARQERSVKDQMRSVVDTLRSTGGRASFFELFPYEDKPTLILTFLSLLELMKRQVVIVEQNGNFEELSVTLQKEEWDDDENNDATE, from the coding sequence ATGTCGTATGAAGTAAAATTAGAAGCCTTTTCAGGGCCTCTTGATTTATTATTGCATTTAATTCACAGATTGGAAATTGATATTTATGATATCCCAATGGCTGAAATTACTCAACAATATATCGACCATATACATGCTATGCAGGTACTGGAGTTAAATGAGGCTAGTGAATATTTAGTGATGGCTGCAACATTATTGGCCATTAAAAGTCGTATGCTCCTGCCAATTCATGAAGGTGAGCTTGAAGATGCCGAATTAGAAGTCGACGGCCCAGACCCTCGTGAAGAACTTGTGCAACGTTTAATAGAGTATAAGAAATATAAAGAAGCAGCGAGTAGCCTGCAAGAGCTTGAAACAGATCGAGCACAGGTATTTACACGGCCACCAGCAGATTTATCAGAGTTAGCATCAGATGAGCAAATGGCGTTATTTGATTTGAACGTCAACATCTTTGACATGCTTGGGGCCTTCCAAAAACTGATGCGTCGAAAAAAATTGAAAAAACCACTAAGGACAACTGTAGCGAGACAAGAACGCTCAGTGAAGGATCAAATGCGTTCAGTTGTCGATACATTACGATCTACAGGTGGACGTGCATCATTTTTCGAGCTTTTTCCCTATGAAGATAAGCCAACGCTTATTCTGACGTTTTTATCTCTTCTTGAATTGATGAAACGTCAGGTCGTCATCGTAGAGCAAAATGGTAACTTTGAAGAATTATCAGTTACCTTACAGAAGGAGGAATGGGATGATGACGAAAACAATGATGCTACAGAGTAG
- the scpB gene encoding SMC-Scp complex subunit ScpB: MTKTMMLQSRIEALLFVVGDDGLTIKQLSQLLGEPEELVVQAMEELRTTSEEDLARGITVKEIAGVYQLITKSELADTIQRLVENPTVQSLSQASLEVLAIVAYKQPITRVAIEDLRGVKCERPIQTLASRGLVKEVGRSEGTGRAILYGTTKEFLNYFGLNSIEEMPPLPDEELVETEQETDLFMTKFQETFSGVK, translated from the coding sequence ATGACGAAAACAATGATGCTACAGAGTAGAATAGAAGCCCTATTATTTGTTGTTGGAGACGATGGCTTAACTATTAAACAATTATCACAACTTTTGGGCGAACCGGAAGAGTTAGTCGTACAGGCAATGGAAGAGCTGCGTACAACATCTGAAGAAGATTTAGCTAGAGGTATTACTGTAAAAGAAATAGCTGGAGTTTATCAGCTCATAACAAAATCTGAACTTGCAGATACCATTCAAAGATTAGTAGAAAATCCAACTGTTCAATCATTATCGCAAGCCTCACTCGAGGTGCTTGCTATTGTGGCTTACAAACAGCCAATTACACGTGTAGCAATTGAGGATTTACGCGGTGTGAAATGTGAAAGACCAATACAAACGCTCGCTTCTAGAGGTTTAGTCAAGGAAGTTGGTCGCTCAGAAGGGACAGGACGTGCAATCTTATATGGCACAACAAAAGAATTCTTAAACTACTTTGGTTTAAATAGTATAGAAGAAATGCCACCTTTACCTGACGAAGAATTAGTTGAAACAGAGCAAGAAACAGATTTATTTATGACGAAATTCCAAGAAACCTTTAGTGGGGTAAAGTAG
- a CDS encoding D-alanyl-D-alanine carboxypeptidase family protein, protein MLRLVRLILFMIVVVMLMLPQTSLARGGSGYAVLDGDTGRVLLGSNSDARLPIASLTKIWTALVAIENSNLQDEVVISPRAAMAEGSSIYLQAGETVTVETLLYGLMLRSGNDAATALAEHAGGSVEGFVKLMNERAVVAGLTNTVFMNPSGLHHDEHLSSARDTAEMLRIALQNKTFKKIASTVLFRANTENGMLWENKHRLLREGSGVAIDIDDETQQPVSALKSAKGSAFAGKTGFTKVAGRTLATAFQKDGQTCIVVTLNESDDWNVHRGLANKVWQDYSLETVVKKGKYKVNKNLSIRLEQPISLQLNKEEKESVRQVLHVSRKRKEGVLSIFIGEERIYARPVSVESADR, encoded by the coding sequence TTGCTTCGGTTAGTACGTTTAATATTGTTCATGATAGTCGTGGTAATGTTAATGCTTCCACAAACCAGTTTAGCACGAGGTGGTAGCGGATATGCTGTCTTAGATGGGGATACGGGCCGTGTTTTATTAGGATCGAATAGTGATGCACGGTTACCAATTGCTAGCTTAACAAAAATTTGGACAGCACTCGTTGCTATTGAAAATAGCAATCTTCAAGATGAAGTGGTTATTTCACCGAGGGCTGCAATGGCGGAGGGCTCATCAATTTACTTGCAGGCAGGTGAAACAGTTACGGTAGAAACACTGTTATATGGTTTGATGCTACGCTCCGGGAATGACGCAGCAACAGCTTTAGCAGAGCATGCCGGGGGATCAGTAGAAGGATTTGTAAAGTTAATGAATGAGCGAGCCGTTGTTGCTGGTCTCACAAATACTGTATTTATGAACCCGTCTGGCTTGCACCATGATGAGCATTTATCGTCAGCGAGAGATACTGCTGAGATGCTGAGAATTGCTCTTCAAAATAAAACTTTTAAGAAGATTGCCTCAACAGTTCTATTTCGTGCCAATACTGAAAACGGGATGTTATGGGAAAATAAGCACCGATTATTACGAGAAGGGTCAGGGGTTGCTATCGACATAGACGATGAGACACAACAACCTGTTAGTGCATTAAAATCAGCAAAAGGTTCAGCATTTGCCGGAAAAACAGGCTTTACAAAGGTGGCTGGTCGGACCCTTGCAACCGCCTTCCAAAAGGACGGGCAAACCTGTATTGTTGTCACTTTGAATGAATCAGATGACTGGAATGTTCATCGGGGCTTAGCCAACAAGGTTTGGCAAGATTACAGCCTTGAGACTGTAGTGAAAAAAGGTAAATATAAAGTCAATAAAAACCTTTCCATTCGTTTAGAGCAACCAATAAGTTTGCAGTTAAATAAAGAAGAAAAAGAAAGTGTAAGGCAAGTGTTACATGTTTCTAGAAAACGTAAGGAAGGCGTTTTATCCATCTTTATCGGTGAAGAGCGTATTTATGCAAGGCCAGTATCAGTTGAATCAGCGGATCGTTAA
- a CDS encoding pseudouridine synthase has product MERLQKVIAYAGVASRRKAEQLILEGKVKVNGVVVRELGTKVSNSDTIEVEGVKLEKEDKVYYLLYKPRATISAVTDDKGRKTVTDLFKYIPQRIFPVGRLDYDTSGLLLLTNDGEFSYMLTHPKFKIDKTYIARVKGIPTIEGLKKLQRGIKLEDGKTAPAKVSMTSFDEKAGKAICEITIHEGRNRQVRRMFEAIGTPVVKLKRERFAFLDLFGLAPGEYRELTKHEVKQLRVLAETGQIG; this is encoded by the coding sequence ATGGAAAGATTACAAAAGGTCATTGCGTATGCAGGTGTTGCGTCAAGACGTAAGGCGGAGCAATTGATTTTAGAAGGTAAAGTAAAAGTGAACGGAGTCGTAGTGCGTGAGTTAGGTACAAAGGTTTCCAACTCAGATACGATAGAAGTAGAAGGCGTGAAGCTTGAGAAAGAGGATAAGGTTTATTATTTACTATATAAACCACGTGCAACGATATCAGCTGTAACAGACGACAAAGGACGCAAAACTGTCACAGATTTGTTTAAGTATATTCCACAACGTATTTTCCCAGTTGGCCGTCTTGATTATGATACATCTGGCTTGTTGTTGTTGACAAATGATGGGGAATTTTCCTATATGCTGACACATCCGAAGTTTAAGATCGACAAAACTTATATTGCTCGTGTCAAAGGTATTCCAACGATCGAAGGTTTAAAAAAGCTTCAACGCGGAATTAAACTAGAAGACGGCAAAACAGCTCCAGCAAAAGTTAGTATGACTTCTTTTGATGAAAAAGCAGGTAAGGCGATTTGTGAGATTACTATTCATGAAGGGCGAAATCGTCAAGTGCGTCGCATGTTTGAGGCAATCGGTACTCCAGTTGTTAAACTGAAACGCGAGCGCTTTGCCTTTTTAGATTTATTTGGACTAGCGCCGGGGGAATATCGTGAATTAACAAAGCATGAAGTGAAGCAATTGCGAGTGTTAGCGGAGACAGGGCAAATCGGATAA
- the resA gene encoding thiol-disulfide oxidoreductase ResA encodes MEKKKKRLVIRTIILAVLVLAIGYTVYGTATKDKVELIAVGSKAPDFTLVDLNGEKHKLSDYKGQGVFLNFWGTWCKPCEKEMPAMDRQYKVFKDQGVQTLAVNIAQTDFEVQNFVDRYDLTFPVVIDKTKSVMTAYNVGQLPATLLIDPDGKVAKIITGEMTEGNIASYMELVKPK; translated from the coding sequence TTGGAGAAAAAGAAAAAACGTCTCGTCATTCGTACCATTATTTTGGCGGTTTTAGTATTAGCAATTGGTTACACGGTATACGGAACAGCGACAAAGGATAAAGTAGAGTTAATAGCAGTAGGCTCTAAAGCACCAGACTTCACGTTAGTAGATTTAAACGGTGAGAAACATAAACTTTCTGATTATAAAGGGCAGGGAGTATTTTTGAACTTCTGGGGAACTTGGTGTAAGCCATGTGAGAAGGAAATGCCTGCAATGGACCGTCAGTATAAAGTCTTTAAAGATCAAGGTGTACAAACATTGGCTGTCAATATTGCACAAACAGATTTTGAAGTACAGAATTTTGTCGATAGATACGATTTAACGTTCCCAGTAGTTATTGACAAAACGAAAAGCGTTATGACTGCCTACAATGTAGGTCAATTACCTGCAACACTCCTTATTGATCCAGATGGTAAGGTAGCCAAAATTATTACTGGTGAAATGACGGAGGGAAATATTGCTTCGTACATGGAATTAGTGAAGCCAAAATAA
- the resB gene encoding cytochrome c biogenesis protein ResB, which produces MENIICACGHSNPYGTKLCEKCGRPLTEEGKQTKVVDMRYDGTAIRSKTYNKTVIDKIWNFFSNVKVGIALIIITLVSASIGTILPQEIYVNAPDAGKAEYYEKVYGWFGKLYNYLGLSDLYSTWWFQILVGMLATSIIVASLDRGIPLHKSLKNQRVKRHESFMKRQRIVAEGQVLNPDETLDKVEQKMTELKYHVRRDGSALLAERGRFARYGPYINHVGLIIFLAGVMLRLVPGFHVDETIWIREGETRAIPGMDGYFVKNNKFILETHDNKPQGEQESQGVNVVAKNFQTDVTLYKQPEGSLPGDLDNLEKVRDYSIRVNHPLKESGFALYQMNYRLNELKQMNFNLVNKGTDESFGQIEIDLTNPKKEYDLGNGSSVQILVYTPDFDGFENGEPQTKTSIPNNPAFLFKMTTPETPKGEVSFVQIMQQPLEPLGENKYRMKFAGAETRNTANFTIRKDSTIPILFVGGIIFMIGVVIGSYWNHRRLWLQIESDGRVLMAAHVNKNMFSMKKDLDAVSTFADLPPYKDQLEKIEDVGKSTKRGTKEKEGDNTL; this is translated from the coding sequence ATGGAAAACATCATTTGTGCTTGTGGTCATAGTAACCCATATGGCACGAAGCTTTGTGAGAAATGTGGTCGTCCTTTAACTGAGGAAGGTAAGCAGACAAAAGTTGTTGATATGCGCTACGATGGAACGGCGATTCGTTCAAAAACGTATAATAAAACAGTCATCGATAAAATTTGGAATTTCTTCTCGAATGTAAAAGTCGGGATTGCTCTCATTATTATAACGTTGGTCTCTGCGTCAATCGGGACAATCCTACCGCAAGAAATTTATGTAAATGCACCAGATGCTGGAAAAGCGGAGTATTATGAGAAAGTGTATGGTTGGTTTGGCAAACTCTATAATTATTTAGGACTTTCTGATTTGTATAGCACTTGGTGGTTCCAAATTTTAGTGGGAATGCTTGCGACATCTATTATTGTTGCGAGTTTAGACCGCGGCATCCCATTGCATAAGTCTCTGAAAAATCAACGAGTTAAACGTCATGAGAGTTTCATGAAGCGTCAACGTATCGTCGCAGAAGGACAAGTGCTAAACCCTGACGAAACACTTGATAAAGTTGAACAAAAAATGACTGAATTAAAATATCATGTTCGTCGTGATGGAAGTGCATTGTTAGCAGAGCGCGGCCGTTTTGCTCGGTATGGTCCATACATAAATCATGTCGGTCTCATTATCTTTTTAGCAGGTGTTATGTTGCGTTTAGTACCTGGTTTTCATGTGGATGAGACGATTTGGATACGTGAAGGTGAGACACGAGCTATACCAGGTATGGATGGTTATTTTGTAAAAAATAATAAATTTATTTTGGAAACCCATGACAATAAGCCGCAGGGCGAGCAAGAGAGTCAAGGTGTAAATGTTGTGGCGAAAAACTTTCAAACAGACGTCACATTATACAAACAACCTGAGGGTTCTCTTCCGGGAGACTTAGACAATCTTGAAAAGGTGAGAGATTACTCTATTCGTGTCAATCATCCATTAAAAGAAAGCGGTTTTGCGCTGTATCAAATGAATTATCGACTTAACGAATTGAAGCAGATGAATTTTAATTTAGTGAATAAAGGAACTGACGAATCATTTGGTCAAATTGAAATTGATTTAACGAATCCTAAAAAAGAATATGATTTAGGGAATGGTTCATCAGTACAGATACTTGTTTATACACCAGATTTTGATGGTTTTGAAAATGGTGAACCACAGACAAAAACATCAATACCAAATAATCCAGCATTTTTATTTAAAATGACCACACCAGAAACTCCAAAAGGTGAAGTAAGCTTTGTACAAATCATGCAACAACCACTTGAACCACTTGGAGAAAACAAATATAGAATGAAATTTGCTGGTGCAGAAACACGTAATACAGCAAACTTTACAATTCGTAAAGATAGTACGATACCAATTTTATTTGTAGGTGGTATTATTTTCATGATTGGTGTAGTGATTGGCTCGTATTGGAATCATCGACGTTTATGGTTACAGATTGAGTCAGATGGCCGAGTGTTGATGGCTGCCCATGTAAATAAAAATATGTTCAGTATGAAAAAGGATTTAGATGCTGTTTCTACATTTGCTGATCTACCACCATATAAAGATCAGTTAGAAAAGATAGAAGATGTTGGGAAGTCCACAAAGCGAGGCACTAAAGAAAAGGAAGGTGACAACACCTTATGA
- the ccsB gene encoding c-type cytochrome biogenesis protein CcsB, whose product MSLIDISGNLLYVAFVAYLVATLFFGGSIKQSNATGKNTDKWGKLAIVITIIGFLSQLGYFITRWIHTGHAPVSNMFEFTTAFGMFIVAAFILIYFIYRVTALGLVALPVALLIIAYAAMFPNEVSPLVPSLQSHWLTIHVITAALGQSILAISAVAGLIYLLKVVDLTKPSKQRFWLEAVMFFLVVVVGFVVATSIFNMMDYESTYTYVDKEGSEREITYKMAPVFGMNEYKAVEEHGMSPLVEMPPLINAKKLTTVVWSLLVGSVLYLLIRLIARRRISAIFQPFVKRVNLQLVDEIGYRSVLIGFPVFTLGALIFAMIWAQLAWSRFWGWDPKEVWALITWLFYAAFLHLRLSKGWEGQKSAWLALIGFGIILFNLIAVNLILAGLHSYAAG is encoded by the coding sequence ATGAGTTTGATTGACATAAGTGGAAACCTGTTATATGTAGCGTTTGTAGCCTACTTAGTTGCAACTTTATTTTTTGGTGGTTCGATAAAGCAATCGAATGCTACAGGCAAGAATACTGATAAATGGGGCAAGCTTGCTATTGTTATAACAATTATTGGTTTCCTATCGCAGCTTGGTTATTTTATTACTCGTTGGATTCATACAGGGCATGCACCTGTTAGTAATATGTTTGAATTTACGACTGCGTTTGGGATGTTCATTGTTGCGGCATTCATTTTAATTTATTTTATTTATCGCGTGACAGCTCTAGGTTTAGTGGCATTACCTGTGGCGCTATTAATTATTGCCTATGCGGCGATGTTCCCGAACGAGGTTAGTCCTTTAGTGCCGTCTTTACAAAGTCACTGGCTAACAATTCATGTTATTACAGCTGCTTTAGGTCAATCGATTTTAGCGATTAGTGCAGTAGCAGGACTGATTTATTTATTAAAAGTAGTTGATTTAACGAAGCCTTCTAAACAACGTTTCTGGTTAGAAGCGGTCATGTTCTTCCTTGTAGTAGTCGTTGGTTTCGTAGTTGCTACATCAATATTTAATATGATGGATTACGAATCTACATATACTTACGTTGATAAAGAAGGTAGTGAACGTGAAATTACCTACAAAATGGCGCCGGTATTTGGTATGAATGAATATAAGGCAGTAGAAGAACATGGCATGTCTCCATTAGTAGAAATGCCTCCACTTATTAATGCGAAGAAATTAACAACGGTTGTTTGGTCATTATTAGTAGGATCTGTTTTATACTTATTAATCCGTTTAATTGCACGACGTCGAATTAGCGCGATATTCCAACCTTTTGTCAAACGAGTAAATTTACAATTAGTTGATGAAATCGGTTATCGTTCAGTGTTAATTGGTTTCCCAGTATTTACATTAGGGGCTTTAATCTTTGCGATGATTTGGGCACAACTTGCGTGGAGTCGTTTCTGGGGATGGGATCCAAAAGAAGTGTGGGCGCTTATTACATGGTTATTCTATGCAGCATTCCTACATTTACGTTTATCAAAAGGATGGGAAGGCCAAAAATCTGCTTGGTTAGCATTAATTGGTTTCGGAATAATCTTGTTTAACTTAATTGCTGTTAACTTAATTCTTGCAGGTTTACACTCATACGCTGCAGGATAA
- a CDS encoding response regulator transcription factor yields the protein MSENISVLVVDDEDRIRRLLKMYLEREGYLVDEAENGEQAIEKSLEKEYHCILLDIMMPEKDGLEVCAEIRERAATPIILLTAKGEEANRVQGFELGADDYIVKPFSPREVVLRVKAILRRSQAFSPSTNASSSKDLVVFQHLMIDHDAHRVTAEGIEVNLTPKEYELLYFLAKSPDKVFDREQLLKEVWHYDFFGDLRTVDTHVKRLREKLNRVSENAAKMIVTVWGVGYKFEVVNE from the coding sequence GTGTCAGAAAATATTTCAGTATTAGTAGTAGATGACGAGGATCGTATTCGACGCTTATTAAAAATGTATTTAGAGCGAGAAGGATACCTTGTTGACGAAGCAGAAAATGGTGAACAAGCGATCGAAAAATCTTTAGAAAAAGAGTATCACTGTATCTTACTAGATATTATGATGCCTGAAAAAGACGGGCTCGAAGTATGTGCGGAAATCCGCGAACGAGCAGCAACACCGATTATTTTATTAACTGCCAAAGGCGAGGAAGCAAATCGAGTACAAGGTTTTGAGCTTGGTGCAGATGATTATATTGTAAAACCATTTAGTCCTCGTGAGGTTGTGTTACGTGTGAAGGCTATATTACGTCGTTCACAAGCATTCTCACCTTCGACAAATGCATCTTCTTCAAAAGATTTAGTTGTGTTTCAACATTTAATGATCGATCACGATGCGCACCGTGTAACAGCAGAGGGTATTGAAGTAAATTTAACGCCTAAAGAGTATGAATTACTTTATTTCCTAGCGAAATCACCAGACAAAGTATTTGACCGTGAACAATTACTAAAAGAAGTTTGGCATTATGATTTCTTTGGCGATTTACGTACAGTTGACACACATGTTAAACGTCTACGTGAAAAGCTCAACCGTGTATCTGAAAACGCTGCAAAGATGATCGTTACTGTATGGGGCGTTGGCTACAAATTTGAGGTTGTCAATGAATAG
- a CDS encoding ATP-binding protein — translation MNRIWNSVVGKLWVTILLLVSFVLFVFTVLMLEFLQNYHMQQAESSLRQTAATVASIVDDNETAESTSELLKDILPESTNALIATSHDVVSFALQEGVNKKEIQDMILANKSFHEIFQSDEPITKEMMMPSSTDKETMESYVVLGFPLNVENAVHGAVFIYQSPDALHKTSKETTKIVFLSAFIAFVLTTFFAFFLSSRITSPLRKMRELAFEISKGNFEAKMPTTQNDEIGQLAVAFNQMGRQLKHNLEVINQENEQLSNILTSMTDAVITFNRDRTILLSNPPAERLMQTWFVNKGSQSAKPIPPELYHMLDHVLMFEDKLEEEIEMDGSYYTFTISPLYSEESIRGAVAVIRDMTEQHRLEKLRSDFIANVSHELRTPISMLQGYSEALMDDDFIQDQEERNEITKIIYDESKRMGRLVTDLLDLARMESGHMTLYKDELPINSIFERITQKFAQVAKEKHVSLIFDSEFNDEATISIDEDRIEQVLTNLVDNALRHTDEGSVTVKVEQEPTFAKISVQDTGHGIPQEDLPYVFERFYKADKARTRSKGGTGLGLAIARNIVKAHSGNIMVDSVLKEGTTFTFYLPFD, via the coding sequence ATGAATAGAATATGGAATAGTGTTGTCGGGAAGCTATGGGTAACCATATTGCTTCTCGTTTCATTTGTATTGTTTGTTTTCACGGTTCTAATGCTCGAGTTTCTTCAAAATTACCATATGCAGCAAGCAGAGAGTTCCTTGCGTCAAACAGCAGCAACCGTTGCTAGTATAGTAGATGATAATGAAACAGCTGAGTCGACTTCAGAATTATTAAAAGATATTTTACCTGAAAGTACGAATGCGCTTATTGCAACGAGTCATGATGTAGTATCATTTGCTTTGCAGGAAGGTGTAAATAAAAAAGAAATCCAGGATATGATTTTAGCCAATAAATCATTCCATGAAATTTTTCAATCAGATGAACCGATTACTAAGGAAATGATGATGCCGTCTTCTACAGACAAGGAAACAATGGAATCGTATGTTGTGCTCGGTTTCCCGCTAAATGTGGAAAATGCAGTGCACGGAGCTGTCTTTATTTATCAAAGTCCAGATGCACTACATAAAACATCGAAAGAAACGACGAAAATTGTCTTTCTGTCTGCTTTCATTGCCTTTGTGTTGACGACATTCTTTGCGTTTTTCCTTTCATCACGTATTACGTCACCATTGCGTAAAATGCGTGAATTAGCGTTTGAGATTTCTAAAGGAAATTTTGAAGCGAAAATGCCGACTACACAAAACGATGAAATCGGCCAGCTTGCTGTTGCCTTCAATCAAATGGGACGTCAATTGAAACACAATCTAGAAGTGATCAATCAAGAAAATGAACAGCTATCAAATATATTGACATCGATGACAGACGCGGTCATTACGTTTAATCGTGATCGTACAATATTATTAAGTAACCCACCGGCAGAGCGTTTAATGCAAACGTGGTTTGTTAATAAGGGCTCACAAAGTGCGAAACCGATTCCGCCAGAGCTTTATCATATGCTCGATCATGTGTTGATGTTTGAGGATAAGCTTGAAGAAGAAATTGAGATGGATGGAAGTTACTATACGTTTACGATTAGCCCTCTTTATAGTGAGGAATCGATACGTGGAGCTGTTGCAGTTATTCGTGATATGACAGAGCAGCATCGCTTAGAAAAACTGCGTTCAGACTTTATTGCCAATGTATCTCATGAGCTACGGACGCCAATTTCGATGCTTCAAGGCTATTCAGAGGCCTTAATGGATGATGATTTTATTCAGGATCAAGAAGAACGTAATGAGATTACAAAAATTATTTACGATGAATCGAAGCGTATGGGACGCCTCGTAACAGATTTATTAGACCTTGCGCGTATGGAATCAGGGCATATGACGTTATACAAAGATGAGCTTCCAATTAATTCTATATTTGAACGTATTACTCAAAAATTTGCACAGGTTGCAAAAGAGAAGCATGTTAGTCTGATATTTGACAGTGAATTTAATGATGAAGCTACGATTAGTATAGATGAGGATCGGATTGAACAAGTGTTAACGAATTTAGTTGATAATGCTCTTCGTCATACAGATGAAGGGTCAGTAACAGTGAAGGTTGAGCAAGAGCCTACCTTTGCAAAAATATCTGTCCAAGATACAGGACATGGAATTCCACAAGAGGACTTACCATATGTCTTTGAACGTTTCTATAAAGCAGATAAGGCACGTACGCGTTCTAAAGGCGGAACTGGCCTAGGTTTAGCTATTGCTAGAAATATTGTCAAGGCACATTCAGGTAATATTATGGTAGATAGTGTGCTGAAAGAGGGGACTACCTTCACGTTTTATTTACCATTCGATTAA
- the sigX gene encoding RNA polymerase sigma factor SigX produces the protein MNDSVFHRLYDAYHQDVFQFLIYLVKNRTLAEDLAHEVYVRVLRSYDQFAGNSSEKTWLFAIAKNVAIDHFRKQAVRQKHSLDFFDWETEQLHSTTPSPEDMLQASDEFMQVQSALENCTGDQKMVIIMRYFQDLSITETAQILDWTEAKVKTTQHRAIKFLRQQLQQVREQEAKRQ, from the coding sequence TTGAATGACTCCGTGTTCCATCGACTATACGATGCATATCATCAAGACGTGTTCCAGTTTCTTATTTATTTAGTAAAAAACCGTACACTTGCTGAGGATTTAGCGCACGAGGTTTATGTACGCGTATTGCGCTCATATGATCAGTTTGCAGGAAATAGCAGCGAAAAGACATGGCTTTTTGCTATTGCTAAAAATGTCGCCATTGATCATTTTAGAAAGCAGGCTGTACGCCAAAAACATTCACTTGATTTTTTTGACTGGGAAACGGAACAGCTACATTCAACCACACCATCACCGGAAGATATGCTACAGGCCAGTGATGAATTTATGCAGGTACAATCAGCACTTGAAAACTGTACAGGCGACCAAAAAATGGTCATTATTATGCGCTACTTTCAAGATTTATCGATTACGGAAACAGCGCAAATACTAGATTGGACTGAAGCGAAGGTAAAAACCACTCAGCATCGTGCCATTAAATTTTTAAGGCAACAGCTACAACAGGTTAGAGAACAGGAGGCGAAACGGCAGTGA